One region of Kytococcus sedentarius DSM 20547 genomic DNA includes:
- a CDS encoding zinc metalloprotease has translation MSRRSLALLAPLAVTGLVAATPAAAHPMLDGGASPFAAPVVADAGHAGHNHAHHAGDGHDHGAAQAEDCVIPQDARSKPGFVPKDNNTLTPEETAAHEAQLEKTLAAKGLAVGSDGKLERLNPFGLGDGTDAVQARATYEVPVHFHVITSSSGEGAVSASQINQQMDVLSAAYADAGFSFTLASTEETANDAWYGVTPDSSAEQQMKSTLHKGDAGDLNIYTANIGQGLLGWATFPTNAPTSDDGVVVLNESLPGGSAAPYNEGDTGTHEVGHWLGLYHTFQGGCAGGDQVDDTAPEASAASGCPEGRDTCTAPGTDPIRNFMDYSDDACMDHFTPGQVDRMHQHWTAYRA, from the coding sequence ATGTCTCGTCGTTCCCTCGCCCTGCTCGCGCCGCTGGCCGTCACCGGTCTGGTCGCTGCCACCCCGGCCGCCGCGCACCCGATGCTCGATGGTGGGGCCTCGCCGTTCGCCGCGCCCGTCGTCGCCGATGCGGGGCACGCCGGCCACAACCACGCCCACCACGCCGGCGACGGCCACGACCATGGCGCGGCGCAGGCCGAGGACTGCGTGATTCCGCAGGACGCACGCAGCAAGCCGGGCTTCGTCCCCAAGGACAACAACACCCTCACGCCCGAGGAGACCGCGGCACACGAGGCACAGCTGGAGAAGACGCTCGCGGCCAAGGGCCTGGCGGTCGGGTCCGACGGCAAGCTGGAGCGCCTCAACCCCTTCGGCCTGGGCGACGGTACTGATGCGGTGCAGGCCCGGGCCACCTACGAGGTGCCGGTGCACTTCCACGTGATCACCTCCTCCTCTGGCGAGGGCGCGGTGAGCGCGTCGCAGATCAACCAGCAGATGGACGTGCTGAGCGCCGCCTATGCCGATGCCGGGTTCTCGTTTACGCTGGCCTCCACCGAGGAGACCGCGAACGACGCCTGGTACGGGGTGACCCCGGACTCGTCCGCCGAGCAGCAGATGAAGTCCACGCTGCACAAGGGTGACGCGGGTGACCTGAACATCTACACGGCCAACATCGGCCAGGGCCTGCTGGGTTGGGCAACCTTCCCGACCAACGCACCCACCAGTGACGACGGCGTGGTGGTGCTGAACGAGTCCCTGCCGGGCGGTTCGGCCGCGCCGTACAACGAGGGCGACACCGGCACCCACGAGGTGGGCCACTGGCTGGGGCTGTACCACACCTTCCAGGGCGGCTGTGCGGGCGGCGACCAGGTGGACGACACCGCGCCGGAGGCCTCGGCCGCCTCCGGTTGCCCCGAGGGTCGTGACACGTGTACCGCCCCGGGCACCGACCCGATCCGCAACTTCATGGACTACTCGGACGACGCGTGCATGGACCACTTCACGCCCGGCCAGGTGGACCGGATGCACCAGCACTGGACGGCCTACCGCGCCTGA
- a CDS encoding DUF3427 domain-containing protein: MSEQDLPQGFYDQLLTQELAAKVQASPWTARVEDIPDAESAERGARHIAAAVAEVLRSRPAAERSAVVDRLVDFLGAERQLLGPEGFRRLVSLVEESRPGQPPRYEARPSTPLSDAALLTNAEGEPSVGREIASEMLSADRVDLLCAFIKFEGLRTMERELKRLKDLHIPFRVITTTYMGATDARAIARLVENFGAQVKVHYESRQTRLHAKAWMFHRDTSFHTAYVGSSNLSRSALIDGVEWNVRLSHHTTPHLLEKFRATFETYWNDESFETFDPSRDADRLHDALAEASGRSRGASTVLDLSGLAHRPYPFQQVMLDALEAERVEHDRHRNLLVAATGTGKTVVAAFDYKRLCEATNTPRRLLFVAHRWEILVQARRTYREILGDGTFGEMLGRGEEPRRWEHVFATVQSLTAERLGQLPRDHFDVVVIDEFHHAQAATYRRLLTALQPAELLGLTATPERADGVDVRQEFFGGRAAHELRLWDALSEGLLTPFHYFGVHDNTDLSAVAFTRGRYDAATLESLYTGNDARVLLVLKAVRDKVLDPRQMRAIGFCVGVQHAQFMARKFTEAGIPARAVTGESNDEERSSVRQDLHHRKINVVFTADLYNEGVDLPEVDTVLFLRPTESSTIFLQQLGRGLRRHHDKAVLTALDFVGHQHANFRLEQRFTAMTGLSRQRLADATEHGFPFLPSGTQIVLDDVAQEELLRSIRESLHLTRRHLLRELGAQGALSLQSFSQHLGVPPEAVLKRGAWTSLRREAGLVDQPATTAAPETPFNASDVLHVDDMARIHGYRLWLSSDAPRYSEASPTQQTYGRMLQALLLSRTPSHGLEADLAELSQNPMSCAELLAGLEIAEGSIHRIPQPLGGRLSTCGMQSHATYTRAEILAALGLIPDAAGRTVHQSGVAYSQQWEVDALLTTLVKSDATFSPTTMYRDYALSPTRFHWESQSATSPGSPTGQRYIHHEQRGSTVLLFVRQNQKTEWGAAEPFVLLGTARFVETEGAKPMQVVWELDRPMPTEMYQHARAVA, translated from the coding sequence ATGAGTGAGCAGGACTTGCCCCAAGGTTTCTACGACCAGTTGCTCACCCAGGAGCTCGCTGCCAAGGTGCAGGCGTCACCGTGGACGGCCCGTGTCGAGGACATTCCGGACGCGGAGAGTGCTGAGCGCGGCGCCCGGCACATCGCTGCAGCCGTGGCGGAGGTGCTCCGGTCTCGCCCCGCCGCTGAGCGGTCCGCCGTGGTGGATCGGTTAGTGGATTTCCTCGGGGCAGAGCGGCAGCTTCTCGGTCCGGAAGGGTTCCGCCGATTGGTGTCCCTGGTGGAGGAGTCTCGCCCCGGTCAGCCGCCCCGCTATGAGGCGCGCCCGTCGACGCCCCTGTCTGACGCGGCGCTGCTGACCAACGCCGAGGGAGAGCCCTCCGTGGGCCGCGAGATCGCCTCGGAGATGCTGAGTGCGGATCGCGTGGACCTGCTGTGCGCCTTCATCAAGTTCGAGGGGCTGCGCACCATGGAGCGGGAGCTGAAGCGTCTGAAGGATCTGCACATCCCCTTCCGTGTGATCACCACGACCTACATGGGGGCGACCGACGCTCGAGCCATAGCCCGCCTCGTGGAGAACTTCGGCGCCCAGGTCAAGGTTCACTACGAGTCGCGCCAGACCCGACTGCACGCCAAAGCGTGGATGTTCCACCGCGACACGTCCTTTCACACCGCGTACGTCGGAAGCTCCAATCTCTCCCGGTCCGCCCTGATCGATGGGGTGGAGTGGAACGTGCGCCTGTCACACCACACGACGCCCCACCTCTTGGAGAAGTTTCGAGCCACTTTCGAGACCTACTGGAACGACGAGTCATTCGAGACTTTTGACCCCAGCCGCGACGCCGACCGACTGCACGACGCTCTGGCAGAAGCGAGCGGGCGCTCCCGAGGGGCGAGCACCGTCCTCGACCTGTCCGGGCTTGCTCACCGCCCGTACCCCTTCCAGCAGGTGATGTTGGATGCTCTCGAAGCTGAGCGCGTCGAGCACGACCGTCACCGGAACCTGCTGGTGGCCGCCACGGGTACTGGCAAGACGGTCGTGGCCGCGTTCGACTACAAGCGTTTGTGCGAAGCCACGAACACTCCCCGCCGGCTGTTGTTCGTCGCGCACCGGTGGGAGATTCTCGTGCAGGCTCGACGGACCTACCGCGAGATCTTGGGCGATGGGACGTTCGGCGAGATGCTGGGCAGAGGCGAGGAGCCCCGACGGTGGGAGCACGTCTTCGCCACCGTGCAGTCCCTCACGGCCGAACGGCTGGGGCAGCTGCCCAGGGATCACTTCGATGTCGTGGTGATCGACGAGTTCCACCACGCGCAGGCTGCGACCTATCGCCGTCTGCTCACTGCCCTGCAACCCGCGGAGCTCCTCGGCCTCACGGCGACTCCCGAGCGTGCTGATGGGGTGGACGTTCGGCAGGAGTTCTTCGGCGGCCGAGCGGCTCACGAGCTCAGGCTGTGGGATGCCTTGAGCGAGGGCCTCCTCACTCCCTTCCACTACTTCGGCGTCCACGACAACACCGACCTGTCCGCAGTGGCCTTCACCCGCGGTCGGTACGACGCCGCCACGCTGGAGTCGCTGTACACCGGGAACGACGCTCGTGTGCTGCTCGTGCTCAAGGCTGTGCGAGACAAGGTGCTCGACCCACGCCAGATGCGCGCCATCGGGTTCTGTGTCGGCGTGCAGCATGCGCAGTTCATGGCCCGAAAGTTCACCGAGGCCGGCATCCCCGCCCGGGCAGTCACCGGGGAATCGAACGATGAAGAGCGATCCTCAGTCCGCCAAGACCTGCATCACCGGAAGATCAACGTCGTCTTCACCGCGGACCTCTACAACGAAGGTGTGGACCTGCCTGAGGTCGACACGGTTCTGTTCTTGCGCCCCACTGAGAGCTCAACGATCTTCCTGCAGCAACTCGGCCGCGGGTTGCGACGTCATCACGACAAGGCGGTGCTCACTGCCCTGGACTTCGTCGGGCACCAGCATGCGAACTTCCGCCTCGAGCAGCGCTTTACCGCGATGACCGGCCTGTCCCGCCAGCGGTTGGCTGACGCAACTGAACACGGCTTCCCCTTCCTCCCCTCGGGCACGCAGATCGTGCTGGACGACGTGGCCCAGGAGGAGCTGCTCCGGAGCATCCGTGAATCCCTCCACCTGACCCGGAGACATCTGCTGCGCGAGTTGGGCGCACAAGGCGCCTTGTCGTTGCAGAGCTTCTCCCAGCACCTGGGGGTGCCCCCTGAAGCCGTTCTCAAACGCGGTGCGTGGACGAGCCTGCGACGCGAAGCCGGCCTCGTGGACCAGCCGGCGACCACGGCGGCCCCGGAGACTCCCTTCAATGCGTCGGACGTCCTCCACGTAGACGACATGGCACGCATCCACGGCTATCGCCTGTGGCTCAGTTCGGACGCTCCTCGCTATTCGGAGGCCTCCCCTACACAGCAGACTTACGGGCGCATGCTGCAGGCACTGCTGTTGTCTCGCACGCCCAGTCACGGCCTTGAAGCCGACCTCGCGGAGCTGTCGCAGAACCCCATGTCCTGCGCCGAGCTTCTCGCTGGGTTGGAGATCGCCGAGGGCTCAATCCACCGCATCCCCCAGCCGCTGGGTGGACGGCTGTCGACCTGCGGAATGCAATCCCACGCCACCTATACGCGCGCGGAGATCCTGGCGGCCTTGGGTCTTATTCCTGACGCCGCAGGCCGCACCGTCCACCAATCGGGTGTGGCGTACTCGCAGCAGTGGGAGGTCGATGCCCTCCTCACCACACTCGTGAAGTCCGACGCGACGTTCTCCCCCACCACCATGTACCGGGACTACGCCCTGAGCCCCACCCGGTTCCATTGGGAGTCTCAATCCGCCACCTCCCCCGGGAGTCCGACCGGCCAGCGCTACATCCACCACGAGCAGCGCGGCTCAACCGTTCTGCTGTTCGTGCGTCAGAACCAGAAGACCGAGTGGGGCGCGGCTGAGCCGTTCGTTCTCTTGGGGACGGCACGCTTCGTCGAGACCGAGGGCGCCAAGCCCATGCAGGTGGTCTGGGAACTGGACCGCCCCATGCCTACGGAGATGTACCAGCACGCCCGAGCCGTCGCCTAA
- a CDS encoding IS3 family transposase (programmed frameshift) encodes MTNSRKRHTPEQVVRKLGQADRMLTDGQDVAAVCRELGVSEQTYYRWRNQYGGLKADDAKRLKELEKQNATLKRLLAEAELEKAALKELAGGKLLSPDRRRAAVDHLKRKLRVSERMACRLVGLSRSAYRRPLKGDTVTDPDRALREWLRAWAKDHPRYGYRRAYHDARAEGWVVNHKKIQRLWRDEGLRVPQRRRRKRVGSSTVDAPTADAPNVVWAVDFQFDADEHGRPIKICSIVDEHTRECIGGLVERSITADRLTAHLEDLVAARGAPAVLRSDNGPEFISEAMADWAGTRTGLSYIPPGSPWRNGYVESFNSRIRDECLNINSFYSLLHAQVIIGDWKDEYNHHRRHSSLGYLTPAEYARQCTHQMETDDSQNVRTE; translated from the exons ATGACGAACAGCAGGAAGCGTCACACCCCGGAGCAGGTCGTCCGTAAGCTCGGGCAGGCCGACAGGATGCTCACCGATGGTCAGGACGTCGCGGCGGTGTGCCGGGAGCTGGGGGTGTCCGAGCAGACGTACTACCGGTGGCGGAACCAGTACGGCGGCCTCAAGGCCGACGACGCAAAGCGCCTGAAGGAGTTGGAGAAGCAGAACGCGACCCTGAAGCGTCTGCTCGCGGAAGCGGAGCTGGAGAAGGCCGCGCTCAAGGAGCTGGCTG GAGGGAAACTTCTAAGCCCGGACAGGCGCCGCGCCGCCGTCGATCACCTCAAGCGCAAGTTGCGGGTGAGCGAACGGATGGCGTGCCGTCTGGTCGGGCTGAGCCGCTCCGCGTACCGGCGACCGCTCAAGGGCGACACGGTCACGGACCCGGATCGGGCGCTCAGGGAGTGGCTGCGCGCCTGGGCGAAGGACCATCCCCGCTACGGGTATCGGCGGGCGTATCACGACGCCCGCGCCGAGGGGTGGGTGGTGAACCACAAGAAGATCCAACGCCTGTGGCGTGACGAAGGGCTCCGGGTCCCGCAGCGGCGTCGACGCAAGCGCGTCGGGTCCTCGACCGTCGACGCGCCGACGGCGGACGCGCCGAACGTGGTGTGGGCGGTGGACTTCCAGTTCGACGCCGACGAGCACGGACGACCGATCAAGATCTGCTCGATCGTCGACGAACACACCCGGGAGTGCATCGGCGGCCTCGTGGAGCGCTCGATTACCGCCGACCGACTCACCGCCCACCTCGAGGACCTCGTCGCCGCCCGGGGCGCCCCGGCGGTGCTCAGGTCGGACAACGGGCCGGAGTTCATCAGCGAGGCGATGGCCGACTGGGCCGGCACCCGCACCGGCCTGTCCTACATCCCTCCGGGCTCGCCGTGGCGCAACGGGTACGTCGAGTCGTTCAACAGCCGGATCCGCGACGAGTGCCTCAACATCAACAGCTTCTACTCGCTGCTGCACGCACAGGTCATCATCGGCGACTGGAAGGACGAGTACAACCACCACCGCCGGCACTCCTCGCTCGGCTACCTAACCCCAGCCGAGTACGCTCGGCAGTGCACCCATCAAATGGAAACCGACGACTCACAGAACGTCCGGACCGAATGA
- a CDS encoding ISL3 family transposase → MLHPTFATPDLTTFCRLDELGLVAVGQLIEPDRATIECRVVEDDPRCRKCGVEGVPRDTVTRPLAHEPFGHRPTTLLVRVRRYRCGHCRRTWRQDMTRAAAPRAKISRGGLEWALRGIVIDHLTVTRVAAGLGVSWSAANAAVLAEGKRRLIDDPARFDGVTTIGVDEHVWRHTRLGDKYVTVIIDLTPARNKTGPARLLDMVEGRSKAVFKQWLAARPADWAKRIEVVAMDGFAGFKTAAAEELPDAVPVMDPFHVVRLAGDALDVCRRRVQQDTTGHRGLKGDPLYKARRTLHTGASLLTDRQRARLDAVFASEEHVEVEATWGIYQRIVAAYREPDKKKAKAMMQEVIAAISSGVPAALVEVRKLGRTMKQRAGDILAFFDRPGTSNGPTEAINGRLEHLRGSALGFRNLTHYIARSLLEAGGFRPALHPRS, encoded by the coding sequence GTGCTCCACCCTACTTTCGCGACCCCTGACCTGACCACGTTCTGCCGCCTCGACGAGCTCGGCCTCGTCGCCGTCGGCCAGCTGATCGAGCCGGATCGGGCCACGATCGAATGCCGCGTCGTCGAGGACGACCCGCGGTGTCGGAAGTGCGGTGTCGAGGGCGTGCCACGGGACACGGTGACGCGCCCGCTGGCGCATGAACCGTTCGGGCACCGGCCGACGACCCTGCTGGTGCGGGTGCGCCGGTACCGGTGCGGACACTGCCGGCGCACGTGGCGGCAGGACATGACGCGGGCAGCGGCGCCGCGTGCGAAGATCTCCCGCGGCGGCCTGGAGTGGGCGCTGCGGGGCATCGTCATCGACCACCTCACCGTCACCCGCGTCGCCGCAGGTCTCGGGGTGTCCTGGAGTGCCGCGAACGCCGCCGTCCTCGCGGAAGGCAAGCGGCGCCTGATCGACGACCCCGCCCGGTTCGACGGGGTCACCACGATCGGTGTCGACGAGCACGTCTGGCGACACACGAGGCTGGGCGACAAGTACGTCACCGTGATCATCGACCTCACGCCCGCGAGGAACAAGACCGGGCCGGCGAGGCTGCTGGACATGGTCGAGGGCCGCTCCAAGGCGGTGTTCAAGCAGTGGCTCGCCGCCCGCCCCGCGGACTGGGCGAAGCGGATCGAGGTGGTCGCGATGGACGGCTTCGCCGGGTTCAAGACCGCTGCCGCCGAGGAACTCCCCGACGCCGTCCCCGTCATGGACCCGTTCCACGTGGTCCGCCTCGCCGGCGACGCGCTGGATGTCTGCCGGCGTCGGGTCCAGCAAGACACCACCGGTCACCGCGGGCTCAAGGGCGACCCGCTCTACAAAGCCCGCCGCACCCTGCACACCGGGGCGAGCCTGCTCACCGACCGGCAGCGGGCACGCCTGGACGCAGTGTTCGCGAGCGAGGAGCACGTCGAGGTCGAGGCGACCTGGGGCATCTACCAGCGCATCGTCGCGGCCTACCGGGAGCCCGACAAGAAGAAAGCGAAGGCGATGATGCAGGAGGTGATCGCTGCGATCAGCAGCGGCGTTCCCGCGGCGCTCGTCGAGGTCCGCAAGCTCGGCCGGACCATGAAGCAGCGGGCGGGCGACATCCTCGCGTTCTTCGACCGCCCCGGCACCAGCAACGGCCCGACCGAGGCCATCAACGGGCGACTCGAACACCTCCGCGGCTCCGCCCTCGGCTTCCGCAACCTCACCCACTACATCGCTCGGTCGCTGCTCGAAGCCGGAGGGTTCAGACCCGCGCTACACCCTCGTTCGTGA
- a CDS encoding DUF3883 domain-containing protein, whose amino-acid sequence MKSRFTPADNLQRSLLEETMRQFQGRTLEDDARDFVLAEPPQPQAGFEFTTTLPPERVDFSSFARHRRALKLDYLRLEAANRELGLRGEQAVVTYERQRLIRAGREDLAARVRHTSVDEGDGLGYDIASYDLSGETRFIEVKTTRRPSGARFYVSRNEVEFSREEKDRFSLYRVSNFTSDSAKIFTLDGAIDDTCELTPTEFLAQARAPLAAAPTP is encoded by the coding sequence GTGAAGAGCCGGTTTACTCCAGCCGACAATCTTCAGCGATCACTTCTCGAGGAGACGATGCGGCAGTTCCAGGGCCGCACCCTGGAGGATGACGCCCGCGACTTCGTCTTGGCAGAGCCACCTCAGCCACAGGCCGGCTTTGAGTTCACCACCACCTTGCCGCCCGAGCGTGTGGACTTCTCGTCCTTCGCGCGGCATCGTCGAGCGCTCAAACTCGACTACCTGCGCCTTGAGGCAGCCAACCGAGAACTCGGGCTCCGCGGCGAGCAAGCCGTGGTGACTTATGAACGCCAACGCCTCATCCGCGCCGGACGCGAAGACCTAGCAGCGCGGGTGCGGCACACGTCCGTGGACGAGGGAGATGGGCTCGGCTACGACATCGCCTCCTACGACCTCAGCGGTGAAACCCGATTCATCGAGGTCAAGACCACCCGGCGCCCCAGTGGCGCGCGGTTCTACGTCAGCCGCAACGAGGTGGAGTTCAGCCGGGAAGAGAAGGACAGGTTCTCTCTGTACCGCGTCAGCAACTTCACGAGCGACTCCGCCAAGATCTTCACTCTCGACGGGGCCATCGACGACACCTGCGAGCTGACGCCGACGGAGTTCTTGGCCCAGGCTCGCGCTCCTCTGGCCGCCGCGCCCACCCCCTGA
- a CDS encoding acyl-CoA thioesterase, protein MARATATVTAGCADVARQVQLTRATLRPRRPVPEMGVLDPSVTRMRVRPGDLDFYLHVNNGTYLQMMDVARSNYIADVGGFPLLNERRWYPVVASQTVTYKRSLTLGQRFEITTRVVGWDQRVVYLEQLFSRGGRQVARGWVAGRFLTRGSGERVPAPDAIALLDAGAVAPELPAEIAAWAHAVGVAHRG, encoded by the coding sequence ATGGCGAGAGCGACCGCGACCGTGACGGCGGGGTGCGCTGACGTGGCGCGGCAGGTGCAGCTCACCCGCGCCACCCTCCGCCCGCGGCGACCGGTGCCGGAGATGGGGGTGTTGGACCCCTCCGTGACGCGGATGCGGGTGCGCCCGGGCGATCTCGACTTCTACCTCCACGTGAACAACGGCACGTACCTGCAGATGATGGACGTGGCGCGCAGCAACTACATCGCCGACGTGGGCGGCTTCCCGCTGTTGAACGAGCGCCGGTGGTACCCGGTGGTGGCCTCCCAGACGGTCACCTACAAGCGGTCACTGACCCTGGGGCAGCGGTTCGAGATCACCACTCGCGTGGTGGGTTGGGACCAGCGCGTGGTCTACCTGGAGCAGCTGTTCAGCCGCGGTGGTCGCCAGGTGGCCCGCGGATGGGTGGCCGGTCGCTTCCTCACGCGGGGGAGCGGGGAGCGGGTGCCCGCGCCGGACGCGATCGCCCTGCTCGATGCGGGCGCCGTCGCCCCGGAGCTGCCCGCCGAAATCGCCGCCTGGGCGCACGCCGTGGGGGTGGCCCACCGCGGGTGA
- a CDS encoding DoxX family protein, which yields MRAQRVAQHVVRLALGGFMTFAGVSHLTFAREEFTAQVPKWVPVGEDLVVVGSGVAEVAQGVALLAFPRYRRYSGLALAAFYVAIFPGNIAQYTEGVDAFGLDTDAKRLGRLFFQPLLVAGALYAGGWFGNGRRDGESDRDRDGGVR from the coding sequence ATGAGAGCTCAGAGAGTTGCGCAGCACGTCGTCCGTCTGGCCTTGGGTGGGTTCATGACCTTCGCGGGCGTCTCACACCTGACCTTCGCGCGGGAGGAGTTCACCGCGCAGGTGCCCAAGTGGGTGCCGGTGGGCGAGGACCTGGTGGTGGTGGGCTCGGGGGTGGCCGAGGTCGCCCAGGGGGTGGCCCTGCTGGCGTTCCCGCGCTACCGGCGCTACTCCGGGTTGGCGCTGGCGGCCTTCTACGTGGCGATCTTCCCGGGGAACATCGCGCAGTACACCGAGGGTGTGGACGCCTTCGGGCTGGACACGGACGCCAAGCGCCTGGGACGGCTGTTCTTCCAGCCGTTGCTGGTGGCGGGAGCGCTGTACGCCGGCGGGTGGTTCGGCAACGGGCGCCGCGATGGCGAGAGCGACCGCGACCGTGACGGCGGGGTGCGCTGA
- a CDS encoding NADP-dependent oxidoreductase — translation MNDIPTTTRQIVLASRPQGEPTAENFRLEDAPLADLQDGQVLVRTSLMSVDPYMRGRMNDVKSYVPPFQVDQPLTGHAVGTVIASRSDDLPVGTEVTHFNGWREHTVLDADDATRVDTEQVGQAPYLGVLGMPGLTAYAGLFHVGEFAEGDTVFVSGAAGAVGSLVGQMAKLAGAGRVVGSAGSPEKLERLRQLGFDAVINYKDGDLGGQLREAAPDGIDLYFDNVGGDHLEAALSRMNTHGRVVMCGAISQYNATEPPPAPRNLALAIGKCLTLRGFVVGAYDHVRAEFLQRVQPWLAHGQLDWDVTERTGLENAPDAFLELFSGGNTGKMVVRL, via the coding sequence GTGAACGACATCCCGACCACCACCCGGCAGATCGTGCTGGCCTCCCGCCCGCAGGGCGAGCCGACGGCCGAGAACTTCCGCCTGGAGGACGCCCCCCTGGCGGACCTCCAGGACGGGCAGGTGCTGGTCCGCACCTCGCTGATGAGCGTGGACCCCTACATGCGTGGCCGCATGAACGACGTCAAGTCCTACGTCCCTCCGTTCCAGGTGGACCAGCCCCTCACCGGCCACGCCGTGGGCACCGTCATCGCCTCCCGCAGCGACGACCTGCCCGTCGGCACCGAGGTCACCCACTTCAACGGATGGCGCGAACACACCGTCCTCGACGCCGACGACGCCACGCGGGTGGACACCGAGCAGGTCGGCCAGGCCCCCTACCTGGGCGTGCTGGGCATGCCCGGCCTCACCGCCTACGCCGGCCTGTTCCACGTGGGCGAGTTCGCCGAGGGCGACACCGTCTTCGTCTCCGGCGCGGCCGGTGCCGTCGGCTCCCTCGTGGGCCAGATGGCCAAGCTCGCCGGCGCCGGGCGCGTGGTGGGCAGCGCGGGCTCGCCCGAGAAGCTGGAGCGCCTGCGCCAGCTGGGCTTCGATGCGGTGATCAACTACAAGGACGGGGACCTCGGCGGGCAGCTGCGCGAGGCGGCTCCCGACGGCATCGACCTGTACTTCGACAACGTCGGCGGCGACCATCTGGAGGCCGCCCTGTCGCGCATGAACACCCACGGCCGGGTGGTGATGTGCGGGGCGATCTCGCAGTACAACGCCACCGAGCCGCCCCCGGCGCCCCGCAACCTCGCCCTGGCCATCGGCAAGTGCCTCACCCTGCGCGGCTTCGTCGTGGGCGCCTACGACCACGTGCGCGCCGAGTTCCTGCAGCGCGTCCAGCCGTGGCTCGCGCACGGCCAGCTGGACTGGGACGTCACCGAGCGCACCGGGCTGGAGAACGCCCCGGACGCCTTCCTCGAGCTGTTCTCCGGCGGCAACACCGGGAAGATGGTCGTCCGCCTCTGA
- a CDS encoding sensor histidine kinase, producing MSARHRLGERLATLRGPEPSHSAPQVNPTWRQNAVRIAFVVAVGAIIHMLSYGFVGGIEDPELRAQLEELRLIDIGLGLVAVPLLLARRRWPVVVAVLTGALMPFSSFAIAAYLYALVSLSSRRRVIPILVALACLAPASWVVQTAMDRWVLEHETGWGAVDFLANQTFLLMVALVFVLLGWNIGARRELAWAVEQQSAAAEREQVARVAQARLAERAAIAREMHDALGHRLSVVSMHAGALAYRQDMPADEVRQAAGTIAGQARTALEDLREILGVLRSTDADGAPVEGSPQVPDLCRLPTMVDETAGMGCTIDLEVPERLWVQIHESLPGSTSRHAYRVVQEAVTNACKHAPGHPILIEMGGAPGRGLTLRVENPLPAPEEAPSDVVSGGMGLTGMAERVALAGGELEAGRQEGSFVVEAWLPWAGRRAATPSSTDRTAQLNGSMAP from the coding sequence ATGAGCGCGCGGCACCGGCTGGGGGAGCGGCTTGCGACCCTGAGGGGTCCCGAGCCGTCGCACAGCGCTCCCCAGGTGAACCCCACCTGGCGCCAGAACGCCGTGCGGATCGCCTTCGTCGTGGCGGTGGGAGCCATCATCCACATGCTCTCCTACGGCTTCGTGGGCGGCATCGAGGACCCCGAGCTGCGGGCCCAGCTGGAGGAGCTCCGCCTCATCGACATCGGCCTCGGCCTCGTCGCGGTGCCCCTGCTGTTGGCCCGTCGCCGCTGGCCGGTGGTCGTGGCCGTCCTGACCGGCGCGCTGATGCCCTTCTCATCCTTCGCGATCGCGGCCTACCTCTACGCGCTGGTCTCCCTGTCCAGCCGGCGCCGCGTGATCCCCATCCTCGTCGCCCTGGCGTGCCTGGCCCCGGCCTCGTGGGTCGTGCAGACGGCCATGGACCGCTGGGTGCTTGAGCACGAGACCGGCTGGGGCGCCGTCGACTTCCTCGCCAACCAGACGTTCCTGCTGATGGTGGCGCTGGTGTTCGTGCTGCTGGGCTGGAACATCGGCGCCCGGCGCGAGCTGGCCTGGGCCGTCGAGCAGCAGTCCGCCGCCGCCGAGCGGGAGCAGGTGGCCCGCGTGGCGCAGGCCCGCTTGGCCGAGCGCGCCGCCATCGCCCGCGAGATGCACGACGCGCTCGGCCACCGCCTGTCGGTGGTGTCCATGCACGCCGGTGCGCTGGCCTACCGCCAGGACATGCCGGCCGATGAGGTGCGCCAGGCGGCCGGGACCATCGCCGGCCAGGCCCGCACGGCGTTGGAGGACCTGCGTGAGATCCTCGGCGTCCTGCGCTCCACCGACGCCGACGGTGCCCCCGTCGAGGGGTCACCCCAGGTGCCCGACCTGTGCCGCCTCCCCACGATGGTGGACGAGACCGCGGGCATGGGCTGCACCATCGACCTCGAGGTGCCCGAGCGCCTGTGGGTGCAGATCCACGAGAGCCTGCCGGGGTCGACCAGCCGTCACGCCTACCGGGTGGTGCAGGAGGCGGTGACGAACGCCTGCAAGCACGCGCCGGGGCACCCGATCCTCATCGAGATGGGGGGTGCGCCGGGCCGCGGACTGACCTTGCGGGTGGAGAACCCCCTGCCTGCCCCCGAGGAGGCGCCCTCGGACGTCGTCAGCGGCGGCATGGGGCTCACGGGCATGGCCGAGCGCGTCGCCCTGGCCGGGGGCGAGCTGGAGGCCGGCCGGCAGGAGGGCAGCTTCGTGGTGGAGGCGTGGTTGCCCTGGGCCGGTCGGCGCGCGGCCACCCCCTCGTCCACCGACAGGACGGCACAGCTCAACGGGAGCATGGCCCCGTGA